A region of Paenibacillus sp. JNUCC-31 DNA encodes the following proteins:
- a CDS encoding ArsR/SmtB family transcription factor: MLELSFDDPDKLVTVTHALSTRSRVDILRLLISKNLNIVEIAEALNLPVSTVASNIKVLEAARLINTELLPASRGAMKVCSRNYDDIHIALNLDKSGPKGDVQVYEVDMPIGHYSDCEVSPTCGMANADGMIIREDEPASFFHPKHIGAQIMWFRKGYVEYLMPLEIPAGARIDSLELSMEMCSEAPNYDHNWPSDISIWVNSVEIGMWTCPGDFGDRRGKLNPAWWHEWSTQYGLLKTWRVDKEKTSLDMERISTVTLDQLNLQNSHKLRLRIGIKPNAVHQGGVNLFGRQFGDYDQNIKMTVNYVMNPEVD; this comes from the coding sequence ATGCTTGAGCTTAGTTTTGATGACCCGGACAAGCTGGTAACCGTCACTCATGCGTTATCGACGCGTTCCCGAGTTGATATTCTCCGCCTCCTGATTTCCAAAAACCTTAATATCGTTGAGATTGCTGAAGCTCTTAATCTTCCAGTATCTACTGTAGCCAGCAACATCAAGGTTCTGGAGGCTGCAAGGCTGATTAATACGGAGTTGCTGCCCGCCTCTCGGGGTGCGATGAAGGTATGCAGTCGCAATTATGACGATATCCATATCGCGCTTAATCTGGATAAATCCGGACCAAAAGGAGATGTTCAGGTCTATGAAGTGGATATGCCGATTGGTCATTACAGTGATTGCGAAGTTTCGCCAACGTGCGGGATGGCGAATGCAGACGGGATGATTATACGTGAGGACGAACCAGCAAGCTTTTTTCATCCGAAACATATTGGTGCCCAGATTATGTGGTTTCGCAAGGGTTATGTCGAATATTTGATGCCGTTAGAAATACCGGCAGGCGCGCGTATTGATTCGCTGGAGCTGTCGATGGAGATGTGTTCCGAAGCCCCTAACTATGACCACAACTGGCCCTCCGATATTTCCATATGGGTTAACAGTGTGGAAATCGGCATGTGGACCTGTCCCGGTGATTTTGGGGACAGGAGAGGGAAGCTAAATCCTGCCTGGTGGCATGAGTGGTCTACCCAATATGGTCTGCTTAAGACATGGCGAGTGGATAAAGAGAAGACCTCGCTTGATATGGAAAGGATCTCTACGGTTACTTTGGATCAGCTCAACCTGCAAAACAGCCATAAGCTTCGGTTGCGCATAGGCATCAAGCCGAATGCGGTGCATCAAGGAG